The following are encoded in a window of Dioscorea cayenensis subsp. rotundata cultivar TDr96_F1 chromosome 16, TDr96_F1_v2_PseudoChromosome.rev07_lg8_w22 25.fasta, whole genome shotgun sequence genomic DNA:
- the LOC120279534 gene encoding S-norcoclaurine synthase 1-like, with protein sequence MRKDESWGKSIQVDNVQVLANSSADIPEIYIRPDLDIGAGKISDEKLPIIDMSLLLNSNFSFEECSKLDLACKQWGFFQLVNHGIDDELMDKMEGDLKEFFKLPLEEKEVFAPVPGGLQGYGQKLNVNEEKLEWHDLLFLITRPLDSKNLRFWPTHPSSFRSTLEKYSLELKRVSECLFEVICQELRAQARDTP encoded by the exons ATGAGGAAAGATGAGAGTTGGGGGAAGTCCATTCAGGTTGACAACGTTCAAGTTCTTGCAAATTCAAGTGCCGATATAcctgaaatatatataagaccTGACTTGGACATCGGAGCCGGAAAAATCTCCGACGAGAAGCTCCCTATAATTGATATGAGTCTGTTATTGAATTCAAACTTCTCTTTTGAAGAATGTTCTAAACTTGATCTTGCTTGCAAACAATGGGGCTTCTTTCAG CTTGTAAACCATGGGATAGATGATGAATTGATGGATAAAATGGAGGGAGATTTGAAGGAGTTTTTCAAGCTTCCATTAGAAGAGAAAGAAGTGTTTGCACCAGTGCCTGGTGGACTTCAAGGTTATGGCCAAAAACTAAATGTTAATGAAGAGAAGTTGGAGTGGCATGACTTGCTATTCCTCATCACGCGCCCACTTGATTCTAAGAATTTGAGATTTTGGCCTACACATCCTTCATCTTTCAG GTCAACATTAGAAAAATATTCACTAGAATTAAAAAGGGTTTCAGAATGTCTGTTTGAAGTTATTTGCCAAGAACTTAGGGCTCAAGCCAGAGACACTCCTTAA
- the LOC120279454 gene encoding squamosa promoter-binding-like protein 8 has translation MFLEYEWTNPAAAAAAAMLLFSEENQQVINDHRQVYNHHFGHDLTGDFFCQPTTIPAPPPAPALPTSGLFPMVTSSSSSLHGLALPPAPTRLGLNLGVRTYFSSEEGMMVTGRVSRRRPRMVRCQAEGCGTDLTHAKHYHRRHKVCEFHSKASIVITAGLSQRFCQQCSRFHVLSEFDQGKRSCRKRLAEHNRRRRKSHDLITSPAGEKTPVMVTEKVLFTTSDNKTNDHVLSLPPPPPPLPPQEETNGAPMVLGLGFNSNESGDLMVVPAPAGLSGSSSTGTSPCRFPVQLGDFGEHENHNHFPNWDDGEDGSSIRALFS, from the exons atgttCTTAGAGTATGAATGGACTAATCCTGCTGCAGCAGCCGCAGCAGCCATGCTACTCTTCAGTGAAGAAAATCAACAAGTTATCAATGATCACAGGCAAGTTTATAACCATCATTTTGGCCATGATCTCACCGGAGACTTCTTTTGCCAACCTACTACCATACCAGctccaccaccagcaccagcacTGCCAACTTCAGGGCTCTTTCCGATGGTaacctcatcttcttcatcactgCATGGTCTTGCTCTTCCACCAGCACCAACAAGATTAGGGTTGAATCTTGGAGTGAGAACTTACTTCTCTTCTGAAGAAGGGATGATGGTAACTGGTAGAGTCTCTCGCCGGAGACCTCGAATGGTCCGATGTCAAGCCGAAGGCTGTGGTACCGATCTAACTCATGCTAAACACTATCACCGTCGTCATAAGGTTTGTGAGTTTCATTCTAAAGCTTCCATTGTTATCACCGCCGGACTTTCTCAGAGATTTTGCCAGCAATGTagcag ATTTCATGTGTTGTCAGAGTTTGATCAAGGGAAGAGAAGTTGTAGAAAAAGACTAGCTGAACATAATCGTCGGAGAAGGAAATCACATGATCTAATAACTTCACCGGCCGGTGAGAAAACTCCGGTGATGGTGACCGAAAAAGTCTTGTTCACAACTAGTGATAACAAAACCAATGATCATGTCCTTTcacttcctcctcctcctcctcctcttcctcctcaaGAAGAAACTAATGGAGCACCAATGgtgttagggttagggtttaacTCTAATGAGAGTGGTGATTTGATGGTGGTTCCGGCACCGGCAGGGCTCTCTGGCTCATCGTCGACAGGGACGTCACCGTGTCGATTTCCGGTGCAGCTCGGAGACTTCGGTGAGCATGAAAATCATAATCATTTTCCAAACTGGGATGATGGTGAGGATGGAAGTAGTATTAGAGCTCTCTTTTCATAA
- the LOC120278856 gene encoding squamosa promoter-binding-like protein 7 gives MDSNGGVGWGIWDLAGYHDTVSTTVMTSSVAGAGDDHQLHYQQQQQQQQQRRQLTSLNLGKRPYYEGNGIIGSSPVMMKRERLGTSASLSSSSMAVVPRCQVDGCGKPLIDAKEYHRRHKVCEMHSKAPKVVVLGAEQRFCQQCSRFHAVSEFDDAKRSCRRRLAGHNERRRKSSHESICKNSSLEGTMMGNRFPYISSATPGRALSLLSSKSSPWISTSDLSSRSSAALRELIAENRAALLARQLFSDRNGWQNTSTITSTTLSYLPQQHEQIHSQEPSQLTSTWDHFQETGTQVTLDLMQMPDQSFEFLSGRSRNKDQEEECCDIWKSLEGTHVV, from the exons atggactCCAATGGCGGCGTTGGTTGGGGAATCTGGGACCTCGCCGGCTACCATGACACTGTATCAACAACGGTGATGACTTCTTCGGTAGCTGGTGCTGGTGATGACCATCAACTTCAttatcagcagcagcagcagcagcaacagcagcggCGGCAGTTGACGAGCTTGAACTTGGGGAAGAGACCCTACTACGAGGGGAATGGGATCATCGGATCATCACCAGTGATGATGAAGCGTGAAAGGCTTGGAACGTCTGCTTCGTTGTCATCGTCGTCGATGGCGGTGGTGCCGAGATGCCAGGTGGATGGGTGTGGGAAGCCATTGATTGATGCTAAGGAGTATCATCGTCGGCATAAGGTTTGTGAGATGCATTCTAAGGCTCCGAAGGTCGTCGTCCTCGGTGCTGAGCAGCGGTTTTGTCAACAGTGCAGCAg GTTTCATGCGGTATCGGAGTTTGATGATGCGAAGCGGAGCTGCAGGAGAAGGCTGGCAGGGCACAACGAGAGGAGGCGAAAGAGTAGCCATGAATCCATTTGCAAGAACTCGTCTCTAG AAGGCACAATGATGGGCAATAGATTCCCATACATATCATCAGCTACTCCGGGTCGTGCTCTCTCTCTTCTGTCATCCAAGTCTTCTCCTTGGATTTCGACGTCCGATCTCTCGTCTCGGTCAAGCGCCGCTCTTCGGGAGCTGATAGCAGAGAACCGTGCAGCTCTCCTTGCTCGGCAATTGTTCTCCGACCGCAATGGCTGGCAAAACACAAGCACAATAACCTCCACAACTCTCTCTTATCTACCTCAACAACATGAACAAATCCATTCCCAGGAACCATCTCAGCTGACCAGCACTTGGGATCACTTTCAAGAGACCGGAACTCAAGTAACACTAGACCTGATGCAAATGCCTGATCAATCTTTTGAGTTCCTTTCCGGTAGGAGCAGGAACAAggatcaagaagaagaatgctGCGATATTTGGAAATCTTTGGAAGGCACTCATGTGGTATGA